The DNA sequence ACGGATACCCAGATGACAAACTCAAATGCAAAGATTTGAGCTGTAAAAAGGTAACTCAAGTGCAAATTAAATTGtcaagatataaaaaaaactttgcagtGATAGGCGGGCCTTTTTTAAACTCCTTTACTGTAACATCTCTTCACAGGATAACTGCATCTTCGTCCCTAACTCCGGTCAAGAGGATGCCGACAGGGATGGTCAGGGAGACGCCTGCGATGACGATGCAGATGGTGACGGTATACTAAACGAACAGGTTGGTGGAAATGTTTTATGAAGTGCATGCGAGCACACAACGGCAGCAACTGGTgatttttcattattgattaatcagtTTCCCTATATAGCTGTCATTTCTAGATGAATCGATTAACCATTAAGTCTAAAAAAAGTAGTAtgaaaaaatagtaaaacatcCACATCACAGCTCCTTAAACCCCAGTTGATGTctttaaaatgcttgttttgtccaaccaccagtctaaaaattaaaataatatacaaccatttaagaagaaaaaagcagcatattattataatttagaAGAAACTGGAATCAGAATTGTGGGCAATTTTGCTTGGCTTAAATTAATAGTtcgacattttgggaaatttgctttcttgctggaAGTTATATAATAAGATCGCTACTACTCAAATAGCTGTCCTTCATATATAATGCTACAGCCAACAGCAggttaacttagcttagcataaaaactggaaacataAGAAAAAAGCTAGACTGGCTCAGtctaaaggtaacaaaatctggCTACCGGCACATCTAAAGTTCACTAATTAACACCTTACTGTGTATCTTTTAccgcacacaaaacacaacacacacacgcttgttcattgaaaacaaatacactCGCAGAAACACAGCTGCAGTGAAGGAGACCTTTttgttctctgtctgtctgtctcaggaCAACTGCTGGTTGAAGGCCAACGTGGACCAGAGGAACAGTGATAAGGACAGCCACGGTGACGCCTGTGATAACTGTCGCACTGTGGAGAACCCTGACCAGAGGGACACCGACAGCGACGGCAAAGGGGACGCTTGTGATGACGACATGGATGGAGACGGTATGGAGACAAATGTCATCACCAACACTGACGCTCATGCTTATATAACCAGCACTGAAGGCCCTCACAGCTAGGATGTATTACTCTGTTCTCTTCTTTCCATTTCCATCCttcttttacattaaattacagaACGATTTCACAGTACACACATCTCTCTAAATCCTGTTATAGAAATATATCACTGTGTAGTAGTATGGATGCTTTCATAAGCAAGCTGAGGCGTAAGAAATagcactgcaaaaaaaagaagaaataagtcAAGGCCAAAAGCAGTCTGACCCCTGAGCGAACACAAGCTTTGATCCTTCACCAGCATGATTACACCTCAAAAAACGCCACAGGAGAGAAAATAGATTTTCCACTATCGCCTCTGCTTGACCTTTATGCATTTGTGGGGTTGCTGCTGCCTCCTCGCGATGCATGAAAAATAGAATCTGAACACTAACGAGTGTTCACGGGCATGGGAAATGCAACAGTGCAACCTAGTGGTGAAATGCCAAATAACATGCTAATTGATTATTCAGTTTTCAAATTGTAGAATACATGTAATTTCTCAATTTTTCTACGCATTCATTAATCAAATGAAAATTCCCTGATCGCCTTCACTCAGTGTAGGAGTGTGTGtcaagaaaatgacagaaagtaTCTTGCTTTGAATTTGGAGAGCAAAactcaattaaaataaatcagatcGATTAAGTAAACATCCCATGATTGTATCTGTGTAATCACCATTGCATTTTTGTGGCAACAATAGAATTGTGATTTCCCTGGGCATTAACatggatttttttgtaatagggctgcagctaacaattatttttattatgaacaATCAGCTGATTATTTTCTCCGTAAATCAACTGGTcgataaaataacagaaacctATTGAAAGACTTTCAAGAGCCCAAGGTTattcttcaaattgcttgttttgttgtagGATAATATTGTGTCGATCGACTAATTGTTGTAGctctaatttgaaaaaagactTTGTAGTCGTAAGAATTTACTGATATCTTTTGTAAGAGCCAAAGACCAGAATAAGTGAATGATGAAAACAGTATTTATTCTACAACAGTTAATATTCTCTAGCTGTACCTGCCGCCTCTGAATAAATCATCCATGACAATTATCTATATTCACTGCTGGGAAGGAGTCAGACTGACTGCTAAATAACACTAACCGTCTCCTCTTCTTGAATGGTGAGCAGGTCTGAAGAACTTTCTGGACAACTGCCAGCTTGTCCAAAACAGAGACCAGCTGGACCGGGATGGAGACGGAGTGGGAGACGCCTGCGACAGCTGCCCCGACATCCCCAACCCAAACCAGGTCAGTCAGAgccagatggatggatggatggagggatggagggatggctgtggtggaaagtaactgtGTACATTTACTCCAATACTGTACAACTTTagggtacttgtactttaccaTTTAATGCTAACTTATACTTCTATTCCCCTACATTTCAGAGTagaatgttgtactttttactccaccacatttATCTGAGCGCTACTAAGTTACTTTCGACATTAAGATATTACATGAAGATAAAAGCTTAGAAAAATACAACCCATTGTTAAATCTGAAACCAGTGGTTCAGTATTAACAGTCAAGTAATGACATGAATACTTATCTATGAGTCACAGGGGCTATTTCACTGTGGAAGAACatctaatttgttttgtttttacttaaatgacaaattacacacacacacacacacacacacacacacacacacacacacacacacacacacacacacacacacacacacacacacacacacacacacacacacacacacacacacacacacacacacacacacgcacacacacacacacacacacgcacacacacgcacacacacgcacacgcacacacacgcacacgcacacactactTTAAATGCAGGAAAAATGCAAGACCttgtacttgtaatggagtattagTACATTGTTGTAATGGTACACTTAAGTAGAAGATCTGAGTGCTTCTGTTCTTTTGGTGAACTCTCTGTTCTTGTTTCAGTCTGATATTGACAATGACCTGGTTGGAGACTCCTGTGACACAAATCAAGACAGGTAATAATATTGTCGAAGTCTCTATGTTGGGCTCTTGCAGATATCAGAAAAGGTTTTGTTCTACTGCTGCTAGTATTACAGCTTTTATTCATGTGATTGTGTCCCTTCCTCTGCAGTGATGGCGACGGTCACCAGGATACCAAGGATAACTGCCCGTTCGTGATAAATAGCTCCCAGCTGGACACTGACAAAGACGGGCAAGGTGACGAATGTGACGATGACGACGACAACGATGGGATCCCCGACACCATACCCCCGGGACCAGACAACTGTCGGCTGGTACCAAACCCGGAACAGATTGACGACAATAGTGAGTGCTAGTCTTAAAAGCATAGCAATAGCAGTTTGCAGAAATGTTCAGATAAAATTATTGATATATTTGGCTGAAAACCAACCTGGTGATCAGAGATTTGAAGTTCATACTGTAATTTTATCTCCACATCCATATTCGCCCTAAACTGGTCCTGACTTACCTTTACATGTAATTACGGGCCCCAGTCTGCACACCCACGCagatcaaacaaaaataaacctgAGCACATTAAGTGGAAATTGTGTTGGGTAAAAGCCCGCACCCATTTGGGACTTGTGACCACACTAAAAAGAAGAGCTCTGGAGTCAATGGGAGTGGAGTGTCAATTCAAATCAAGAGGGGCATAGCAGTTTTTGTTGGCAGTCAGGGATTTAAGTGATGTAAAGTGGAGCAAACACATTGGAATACACAAAAACCCAAAAGTTTGTTCCCCTTCTTTGAAGTTTAAACATTACGTAATAAAAGATGCCAACGAGACATTCCGGCCTTTGCAAAAATGAGCATCAGTAGCACAGAATGAAGCTTTTAGAACTACCAAGTCTGGGACCTTTTTGATGTTGTAGCTGTAGCTGTAGCACATTCACAATCTTAATAGTGtatcataagaaaaaaaacgcaTCAAACTGATTCAGAACCACAATTTTCTAAGTGGAAGACGGGCCTCCCCATGGCGGCTGCAAACTGTTTCAGTAAAGGCTCAgtgaatgaaagtgaaaaaatgaTTAGGCCTACATTAGTTATCAAAAGAAGATCACATAGGATAgcctaaatgtgtgtttttccaagCTTTGTTTAAGGGGTGGCCCACAGTCTCAGACTTTAAGCAACCCTTGTGCTAGAATAACTACACAGCATATCACTTTTAagcacataaaataataaaacagcagtACTATTTCTGAAAGCACACCCGCACAGCAGGGTGCCGACTAGGTGAActtcaaaaaatgcaacatacaaCCCTGTTCTTTtgcaaaaatgtgaataatgtgccacttaaaaaaaggactttattaaaaaacattttttaaactaatacAAGTGATGTTTTGTATTGAGGCCTTGCAGCTCTGCAGTCCTTTTTGTTAAACCATTCTAAAACTCTAATTATTGTGGCAAGGCAGGAAACACAGTGGTTTTAAAAGGATTGAAAGGAGCTGATGACGCAACACAATCTTTGTTAGTGTGTAATCACAAACTGTTAACAAGTGTCTGTAGCTGTAGCCTATACCTTGATCATGAAACAATAATTTGCTTTCATTCTTAATTTAATCGGCTCTGTTGTCCCTCAGATGATGGAGTTGGAGACTTGTGCGAGTCTGACTTTGACCAGGACAAAGTGATTGACAGGATCGACAACTGTCCTGAGAATGCTGAGGTTACCTTGACTGACTTCAGGGCTTATCAAACGGTGGTGCTGGACCCTGAGGGCGACGCCCAGATCGACCCCAACTGGGTTGTTTTGAACCAGGTGAAATTACTGAGTGCTGAAACTTTCCTCCTCATGTAGGCTAGCAGTGGATACAAGTTTAAGCAGTCATAATCAATAATTGTATAATAACGGATCAAATGACAACATGTTAGGGGCGTCACATGAATATGCTCTTCCGTTGGTCTTTATTTTTCAGCTTATTGTTCAGCTTTACGGTACTGTTCTGGTTCATTCCCACCGCTCTCATAGCATTTGTTTTTAGCAAAGAAAGCTCTTAAAACGAGTGGCGGGCCGTGTTGGGCCTTCAGTAGCCTAACTACTATCCTACAATAATTAAAACCCCGTTAAATAACGGTCAGGGTGGAATAATGTGATTTAACACAAGGCTCATCACCTAGAAAGTTTCAATACATTACAGTAGAGACGTGACTAGCTAGGCCTACACGGTGACTGATACACATTCAGTGCAGAATGCTGCATCACATTGTCAAAATTACTGTTATTACCAAAAACAAACCCCAACAACCGGTCACATCTACTACTACGACGACCacaaagcaattaaaaacacaaataacacaattGGCGATTAACAGGTTTTCCCACTAATTCCAGCCAAGCTACTGCATGGCCTTAACGAACACGTCACCACGCACACAACAAGGCACCGCGGCCACGTTCACCTTTAACACCTCCAGCAACAATCTAAAGCAAACAGTAGGCTAACTCTAGTAAAATCATTTTACTAAAATACAGGCAAATCTAATAAACTTACCAAAAGCTGCTCgtcatttgaagaaaaagtaaatCTTCCTTTCTTTTATTAACTTTACATCTAAAACTTGAAAGGATCtttaactagctaacgttactgctACGGTTAGGTGATGCTAGTTTTGCTTCTCGGCCACCGTATACTAACGTAGGTGGAGGTGGCTGGGCCAGCTGGAAGGCTGTCACTGCAAGGCTCTGGTCTGTCAAAGAATACGCCCAACAGGGCAACATGGGAATTTTATTGGCTAAAGTATTTGACAATCAACAACATTGTTCCCTATTTGCTCAAAGTGCAGAGTGGTTCACTGGATAAAAGCACGGGaagcagcacaaacaaaataGCAATGAAATTACCATTACGGTACGCGTGGGAACGGACTTTGTAAAATACATATGAAATGAATatataaacagcattttagtatatttaaatataatctTCTGATTCTGACAATCTCTGATTTTCTTCAATCTTCTGACTGATATTTCCTTCAGGacaccaaaaaacacaaatctaaaAGAGAGTCCACTGAATGTTAACGTTGCTCTGTTGGATGTgcaaataagcaactgtttgcaaATTAGTTTATCTATTGTTCAAATCTAAATGTACAGtgaatgcaaaacaaattgCAACAGACCTAAGCATTTAAGTTGCACTTCATCAGCTAATGAGGGCATCAAAGTGCAAAGTTCCTCATGCTCTCTTTCTTGCACAGGGAATGGAAATTGTTCAGACTATGAACAGTGACCCAGGACTTGCTGTTGGTAAGAAATGTTTCCACTGAGTTACATATTAGTCACTATTACTCAATCTGAAcataaataatttattgattaCACTTTTGGTTGTCAGGTTACACAGCTTTCAGTGGAGTGGACTTTGAGGGCACATTTCACGTGAATACAGTGACTGACGATGACTACGCTGGCTTCATCTTTGGCTACCAAGATTCGTCCTCCTTCTACGTGGTGATGTGGAAGCAGACTGAGCAGACCTACTGGCAGGCAACACCCTTCAGAGCTGTGGCCGAGCCCGGCATCCAGCTCAAGGTGAAAACACAAGTGATGTCTCCATTCCCCAGCAGCAgattcatcttgtttttttatccctggacatatttttcacatttctgcCTCCCCCCGTCCTTCACTTTTCTCTGTTATCTGTCACTGTTCATCAGGCTGTGAAGTCTAGATCGGGCCCCGGGGAGCACTTGAGAAACTCACTGTGGCACACGGGAGACACCAACGACCAGGTGCGTCTGCTGTGGAAGGACCCGAGAAATGTAGGCTGGAAGGACAAGGTGTCCTACCGTTGGTACCTGCAGCACCGTCCACAAGTTGGATACATCAGGTACGAcgaaatgacatttaaaaattcATCTACATATTGATTTGTTTCTCCATTGTAAAAAGGAATGgttcaacattttaggaaatacatttgtttgtcttCTTGCTGAAGGAGAGATGAGAACATGAATACCACTCCCAAAACTAGGAGTGCTATCAATCTTCTAATCTTACTCTTTGCAAGAAAGGGAACAGGCGTACTTCTTTTCTTGTGCTTTGTTTAGGGCGCGGTTTTATGAAGGTACTGAGCTGGTGGCAGACTCGGGTGTAACTATTGACACAACAATGAGGGGAGGACGACTCGGTGTGTTCTGTTTCTCTCAAGAAAATATCATCTGGTCCAATTTGAAATACCGCTGCAATGGTAAGGAAGGAACGCTTAATCAAAATctcacatttattattattttttccattttgaattGCTGTAATGGCATGCAAGgtaacacttttctttttccattgtttgtttttattacatatcTTCTCataacatgtttctgaaaagtGGGACAGCAATACTACTTAGATTTTATTTGCTGTGAATTAGTTTTGGCTCGCTTGGCTTTTAGATTTGAGCTTGTCTTATGATACCTGACTTCTCACTTCCACAGACACCATCCCAGAGGATTTCCAGGAGTTCAGCACTCAGCATGGTGTTGATGCACTCTAAAGTCAAGACAAAAATATGACACCAGATCTCTAAAGACTGcctctgtgtgtgaatgtgtgagtatgtgtgtgtgtgcttgtttatctgtgtgttcatgtgtacaGTTTCAGTGCCTTTGTGACCACAATATCGTACTGTTTGTGCATATTATCACGTccgttttctttttccaatCATGGCTTCCTATTCAATCATCTCTTAAGGACTCCAGCTGAGCTTGTCATGCTGAATAATGTAAGTTATGATGATTTCACTGAACACGATCCACCTTGACATGACATAAGATAAAGAACCATAGAATAATCAACATTTTCCCATACAgttcctatatatatatatatatcttcaaAATAAAGGGCACATCAgcataaaaactgtattttgctTCCAAACAGAGGATTCTAGCTTATGTGTAGCATTATAAACATATTACAACATGTTACAACAACTACAATAAAAATTATCACTCTTAATCAACCTCATACTGAAGTTCATTATGATCCCAAACTGGTTGTATTTGTTTAACTATCAGCGTGGTATTTTTACTCCTTTTGTGGAGAGGAGACCAAGTTTTGTACGACTCACACAATGTAGAAGATTAACTTAAAGCTCGGTGTAACCATGTTTTCTCTTTCCATCATTTGGTCTTTAAATTCTTGATCATGTAATACCTTTCTAGTCAAGAACCTGGTCAAAATAAAGGGCTTTAAAGTatattgttgttgatgtttattgaaaatgtgacaatatcaggattcttttttatttttcttcaaaaatgtttccatgtTTTAAAGATTAGATTATGATAGGACATCATATAGCCCCACATGCTGGACTACAAGCCACAAATACACCACTCAAACGACCTCTCATAATAATCCCCAACTTCCTCATGAGATTGGAACATTCTCCTCCACCCTCAGAGGTACTCTggaaacaaaggctactgtttTGCAGAAGCAGGAAATACTTTCCTAATAGCAACATTCTTATTCCCGATTAGCTGCGGAGATGAATAGAGAGACGCTGGTCTTTACTCCAGACAGGGGGTCCTTTTGGAGAATTGACAAGGATGAGTTTCTTTTGGGCTGTGATATAGACAAGAAGAACCTCCTGCAGATTCCTTTATAtttacacagtgtgtgtgtttgcctttgACAACTTAGCTGTTAAATAACAGAGCGGCGATTTATCTTCAATTTGGAGAGGTAAGAAAAGAATCCTTTTTATATGACTTTTATACAAGACGATAAATGACTCACCTCTAAATgaacagacagaaataaagtgCTGTTGTATTAATCAGAAGTAATCAAATTTACTTGACTTAAATTCTCACAGCTCATTCCAGGGCTCTGCTTTCCTTTCAGCATGAAGGAGGAACCTCCTTAAGAATTGAAGCCATTCATCTATTGACCGATTATTTATTGGTTAATTGACTGAATATGAACATTGgcgttttctctgttttatcttATATTAGAGAATCCTTTTTGAACACAGAATTGAACTTGTTAAACCTAATTTACATAAAATGAGACTGTTAGATAAGGTGTTGCCATCATTCAACAAGCTATTGTTAGTTAGCTAGTcttgcagtgctgtggagaccttcctccacagcactgtggaggaggatctggctagtccacacagagaaaaacatgctc is a window from the Etheostoma cragini isolate CJK2018 chromosome 16, CSU_Ecrag_1.0, whole genome shotgun sequence genome containing:
- the thbs4b gene encoding thrombospondin-4-B; amino-acid sequence: MGVWAALILALQLLLNLSLRVKAQALVYDLLTSPDCLPDLLQGGLAEQGVNEAFILTSFKLQPKTVTTVFTLYNPRDNSKYFEFTVMGKLNRAVLRYLRSDKRTSSVTFNNLVLADGQQHRLLFHLKGMQQQGPGGVELHLDCRLVETVRDLPAAFQGLPAGYGLVELKTMQAREQESLDELKLVVGDTFENVASLQDCHLQQRDSVQTLGVNTKQLSNQMLELTKVINELKDVLIQQVKETSFLRNTISECQACGLGGSEVEKQKCAPGVCFREDMCIETAEGVECGPCPDGYTGDGYNCDDVNECQFNPCFPGVECVNTAPGFRCDACPLGYTGLAVEGVGILFAQTNKQVCDDIDECKGPNNGGCTANSICHNSVGSFHCGSCKSGFTGDPVKGCKPEISCGNSLTNPCDINAQCIAERDGSIHCQCGIGWAGNGYLCGKDTDIDGYPDDKLKCKDLSCKKDNCIFVPNSGQEDADRDGQGDACDDDADGDGILNEQDNCWLKANVDQRNSDKDSHGDACDNCRTVENPDQRDTDSDGKGDACDDDMDGDGLKNFLDNCQLVQNRDQLDRDGDGVGDACDSCPDIPNPNQSDIDNDLVGDSCDTNQDSDGDGHQDTKDNCPFVINSSQLDTDKDGQGDECDDDDDNDGIPDTIPPGPDNCRLVPNPEQIDDNNDGVGDLCESDFDQDKVIDRIDNCPENAEVTLTDFRAYQTVVLDPEGDAQIDPNWVVLNQGMEIVQTMNSDPGLAVGYTAFSGVDFEGTFHVNTVTDDDYAGFIFGYQDSSSFYVVMWKQTEQTYWQATPFRAVAEPGIQLKAVKSRSGPGEHLRNSLWHTGDTNDQVRLLWKDPRNVGWKDKVSYRWYLQHRPQVGYIRARFYEGTELVADSGVTIDTTMRGGRLGVFCFSQENIIWSNLKYRCNDTIPEDFQEFSTQHGVDAL